A window of Benincasa hispida cultivar B227 chromosome 9, ASM972705v1, whole genome shotgun sequence genomic DNA:
GACTTGTATAAGTTAATATCTGTGGACAAAACCCTGAGCGGATCATCATGGAGAGAAGAACAAAAGCTGATTTCAAGCATCCCATAACACTACAACAGTCGATCATAATCTCAAATGTCACAGCATCTGGAAAGAAACCAGAATGCTTCATATTATTGAATACTTCTATTGCCATGTGAATCTGCAAAAGTATGGAACGGAACTATCTGTTTAACACAAATGAGGAACTCCTCTATAACTTAACAAAAGAAAGTGCATGACCACAAGCACTTACTTCCTTGGATTCAACTAAAAAATGCAACACTGTGTTGTAAACAGGCGTCCCCAGACAAGTGTGATTGTAATAGAAGAGGTTCTCCGCCACATTTAAATACTGAAGAAGCTCCTTCGTCATCCCCTCTGCGCCTAGAGCTTTCAACTAAAAGAACAAATGGAatcaaagaaaaaatagaaacaacaaTAATGCCATAAGCAGTGAGGGAGCATAATTCTTCAACTTGCTGATATGGTTCATGTAGAAAGATTTAATAATTAAAGTAACAAGTAAAAACAACTTAATCATACACCCAATAAATTTGAGTAAACTAAATGCCTTTCTAGCTACGCTCTAGTGCTAACTGCTAAAGATTGAAGGACTAAGGCAGTTAACCACCACATTTTCTTCAGCCATAGACTTGCATTATATTTGTACCATTTTTCTTAGCTAGCCTAGTGTATACACAATCAGGACTGCATACAACAATAACATTGATGGTACTACTACGACATTAAATGGgaactaaaacataaaatcagATCTATCCATCCTAATTCATCAAAAGTAAAACCTTTGCctaaatgttaaataattcTCCCGGTGAAACGTGAgaatatatatacattcaaaaGTAAATCTGCTAGGATCCTGAGAAAATGTTCTTCCAAGGGCAATGTGATCTAGTCAGATGTGGATCATTAGCGGGCAAGAGCATCAGTCATTACATAATACAActgcaagtttttttttctttttctttttttccttctttttttttcccccctttttGTGGTggggagagagagaggagatAGTTGTCGCCTTACCAAGTTCATCATAGAGACAAGACTATGTTGGATCCCATGTTTTTCCATATCAATCTCTATCATGCGTATCCTTTTGGCAGCATCCACCTGTGACAATCTGCTCGCCTCCTCATATGGAGCATTCACATTTCCAAACAAAGAATATAAAAGCCCATAGGTCTTGATATCTGGAAGCACCTCCATTTGTCTCATTTTAGCAAACATACGCATCGCACGTTCAGGCTGATCCTGCAATAAGGATCCCACAATCTCAGTTGGACTCGAATAATGTGAAACCAAGTGCTACAGAATATATGGTACAGAAACTAATATATCACCAAAAGATCTTTCATAAGGTAGGTCCCTTATAGCCTATAAACTTGATTGCATTTATAATTCTCCAATGTCACAAATCACTGGTACCCCATccagaagaaacaaaaaaaatccaaattatgAGTTGGAATAAAACATATTTAGGTGCTTTTGCAATAATTATGTCAGAAACTTAACGCTACTTCATAACTACTTGAAGCAACCTGAGTAGAATGCTAGCATCAGCTATGTGCTTGCAGCATATTAGGAATAGTGTAAGTAACTAAACTCAGAAAATTGAGTACATAAGCAATTACAGTTGTGCCATAAAATTGTTAAATTGGAAGATCCTAATGAATTCTCCTTTTCGAGATAAAGGGAGAGTTTAGTGGCAAGGGTTTAGGGTTTTTGCTATCTTGTGGAGAGCGTTAATCAAGAGGAATCGTAGAATTTTGAGAGGGGCTGAGAGGACTTAGGAGGAGGTGAAGAAGGGTGTGAGATTTAATGTGTCTGGCTTCTATTGACCAGATTTTTTTCCAAGTATGAGCTTTtatttgaaaaggaaacaaaattctttattaatataattaaaagagactaatgctcaaagtacaagAGATATGTACAGAGAGCATAAAGCATAAAACCTAAGGATCAATAGGCGCACtcggacatctcaactaggttgacacccccttaTGAGCTTGGTATCATTCTTTTGATGAAGTCTTTTCTTGTAGTTGAAGACTCCTTTAGTAGACATATTTTTTGTATGCCCTGGAACattctttcacttttctccATTACAGCTTGATttcttactttaaaaaaattgtcaacTTACCATCGTGTCACACGCagaaagaaatgcattgaaggGGTGTGGGTAAAGACAAGTTGAAATTCGTTCGAGCAGAGCTTCAGCCAAGTCAAGTTCTAGCGCCTTGCTACAACTTATTGAAACAGCAGCAAGAGTTGAATCATATGGTTCCAATTCCCTCTGTTGCATTATTTTCAACTGGAAAAGAGGGGATTTTTTGTTTAGGGAATTAATACATATTTGGCTTTAGAATGAAAATCaaaaactcattaaaaaaaaataaaataaataataaataaacgcAAAAGATTAGCTTGTAATAATAATCAAGATCTAATCAAAGCCAAAATAACTTACTATTTTCATGCCGTCACTGAAACCTCTCTCTGAAACAACTGATCTAACAAAACCATCAAATGTGTGGCGTGAAGGTTGCACTCCGAGTTCATGCATCTTCAAAGACATGGTTCCTAGTGTCGTCAGTACACATGAAACACTAAACTAAATGAAGAGTAAAAATATGAACGAGGTATAATgcataaaataacacattaTTTCAAGAACATGAAAATCCGAATAACTTAAAGTGACAACTATTTAAAGCATTTGAAACccattatttaatgaaaaaaaaatgtttatagaACAAAAGTTTTTGGTAATAAGAGATGTCATTTTGGAAAATATTATCTTAACTCAAGATTTCTTGTACCAATTGGCTAtatcattaaataaaaatgatctCAAAGGAACGAAACAAAACCTGTTGCATTAGCTGCTCTGCAAGACCACAGTTCCTAGTACGTGCACATGCGTGTATCACATCATTGAACGACCATCTCAATACCTTCATAACAAAACTGCTTCTGTGATTGTTTGGCAAAGCCAATGGACCACTTTCAACTTCTCCACATTTCATACCGTTGACAGAAATTTTCCCTACCACACCACTGCAGGGGACCAATTTCTTACAGAATAACTCATCAGTAGAAGGTCCATTTTCCTCAAAAGTAAAATTGTTACAATATAATTCAGTTCTTGAAGGTATAGGAATGTCCAATTTTAAAGATGGTGACTTTCCTCCTGTGGCTCCAGTGGCCAAAGCCACCATCTTTTGCAGTGCAGTATATGCAGATTTCAGGTCTCCCAGCCTTGTGCATGACCATATAAACTTTCTCAGAGATAAAACACTTGGACTGTAATTTTTTACAAGCTCTGTCCAGATTTCATGCACAGAAGACAAGTTTTTCTGACAAACCGCAAGCTGATTGAGAAAAGAAAGCTTAGAactgatttataaatatattaagagAGTTCAAATCCACCACATCAAAAATAAATTCTCAATACAGCAATACAAGGATGATCATCATAACTTACAGgtacatatatgatataacagtACTCCTACAACAGAAACCTTCCGGCCAAAAGGTCTTATGCGATTGAAACAGGAGAGAGTGTTTAGAAGAGATCAATGACTAGTAGAACCTATCCTGCAATCCATTTTATTCTGTAAAGGTACTCCTTTATAAATCACTATGTTCTTATCACGCTAAACAAGAGTGCATGGATAGTTAAGCATACGCTTAGAGATTTAGAATCATATTGATAGAACCTGGTTTATAATATTCACTACCTAGGCAAAACTGCCAACGAAACCGAGACCTCCCCCCCCAACCCAATATAAAGCCAAAAAGATGCCTCACCACTCTCCCTTACAAACTATATATAGCCCCTTCCCACATAAGGGAAGGAATCTTTCCCTCTCAGGCCCACCTTGAATCTGTTACTCCCCATAACTAACTAAATTCCACGTTTTATGTTATTTACATTTATTCCCcgtttctctttctttttctcatatACCTCCTAATAACCGAGGGCCTATCACTACCAGCCCCCCCAAAAAaccaccttgtcctcaaggtgaaaGTCTGGAAATTGCTCAACAATATGCAGGCCATTTTTCCATGTAGCATCTTCGGCTGACATTCCTTCCCACTGAATGAGCACTTCAGAGTCAGTTGGGGATACCACAGTCGTGCCAATCTTGTAGACGCCTAGGACAGAGGCTGATAAGGTCCAATGAATCGAGGGTCAAGCTTCGAATGTTTGTGGATGAACAATGTACTTTGTCTATATGGTCGGAGCTTAATATATACCCAATCCTTAACGGAAAACTCAACCTCTCGCCATTTAGCATCCACCAAAGACTTCATTCGTTGTTGTGTGCGCTCTAAGGCTATCTTCAACTCCTTCAGCATAGCATCACGATCTTTTAAAAGGCCATCGACTGATCCTACCACAATTGTGCCAGCTTCATAGACAACCAATTTTGGAACTAGTCTACCATAAACTACTTCATAAGAGTCTTCTTTAAAGATGTGTGGTAAGATGTTTTGTAATTGTGTTCAGCCCATGCTAACCAGTGCGACCATTTAGTTGGTGTATCCATTGCGAAACAGCGTAGGTATGCTTCCAATCCTCAGTTCACGACCTCCGTTTGGCCATCGGTTTGAGGATGGTAGGCCGTACTCCTTTTCAATTGAGTACCCATCAATCGAAACAACTCTTCCCAGAACAAATTGGTAAACACTTTATCTCTGTCGAGTACGATACTCTTTGGTACCCCATGAAGACGAACGATTTCTTTGAGGAATATAGAAACCACTAAGGAAGTTGTATAAGGATGTTTCAACAGAACAAAGTGAGCGTATTTTGACAAACGATCTACCACAACCAATATGGAGGTATATCCATCAAATTTTGGCAACCCATCGATGAAGCCCATCGAAATATCGTTCCGGATCATCTTCGGTATGGGTAACGGTTGGAGCAATCCCACGGGGGCCAAAGACAAGTACTTGGCTTGCTAACAGATGGAACAATCGCCTACAAACGCCCAGACCATCACTTTCATTCCTGTCCAACAAAATTCTTTCTTAATATGTTGATACATCTTGACAACCCCATTATGCGCACCTACCAGATTGTTGTGGAATTCTTGGGGGTAATAAAGGTATTGTGGGGGATGTAGCAGGTAAGACAATCTGTTGTTTATACAGGAGAAAATCGCCCCTCAATGAATACCCCGATGGAAATTGTCCATTCTCTTAGATGGCTTGACGGATGTTCCTCAGGCCCTCTGATAGCTCGTAGAAATataagctattgtagccttttacttagaattatgagggctaacaagcagaatatgcgttgataatactaagaattcgtGTGAAAAGTGAGTTTGCGTCAATCAACACcaaaaatcctcactaaccctatACCATGCGTTATTCCGCGTTAAAGTATCCATTTTTGCAAATATTAAAGGAATTGATCGCATGTGTCGGTCCCAGACCGCCGCAAGGTTGACTGCATGAATTGATTGTCATAAAGATTAGTTTGCCGCATGGAATGTTGCATCCACAGAGTGATAATTGTGATAAAAGACTGCTCGCAAGGTAGATGGAATGCGTGGACAATTCAGGAGAAATAAGCTCGAACGCATATCTTGGGAgcatcaacaagataagatgatgtgacattgcccataccgcgacaaaggtaGCAGTGAGGCAGAATGCAATCATGATCGCTGTCAGCATTtcaactctataaatagcacctTGGACCTTCACTTCAAAGCAtctgagcttctgccttaaggcagatgcttgcgatcacagatgagagcatgagtgagattttctttgaggattcttcacctccacaagcCATTCCGAGTGACGTCTGGAGTTTtcgtcggagatagagctcgagagagacgtctccaccatccatccatgacGCCACCAGCAGCCTTAACGCATTTcggatgaaaagcaagagattgttttcatcaagccttccatttctcctcttgtctctgtattgtattacattttagcttaagatattaagacattttgtaatcaatgcacatcttaattccttcaacgccatcttcttcatctttgtcATCGATTACTTTCATTGTTTagttatcaaaggcgatcgcatactcgatcgtgtagccaagagataggacgcatgtagcaacccaccgagaggtgtgcgttgtgcgagtatagtgagttaatcctcttcgcttggtgtgaggttgtagcaacgcttgtctatggactgttgcaatgcttgtctatgagctgattagccGCAACTAACAGCCTGAGAGGGCgagtagtggaacacactaaagcaaagtatgcatttttcCTAGAgttaggcacaatcttatgctcaacgcaaccatgcattatagagatataagcatacGGCCAGCCACTGAGAGGTacgcgatgcgttagtgtggcgagctgggattactcgagcgacctaacataatgaactttactatgcgttaacaacTGTTGCATATCTatcaattctcatagttaaacttccattgctcaatctgtttagttagagtaggagtagcacataATCCTTTagcttttatctttttacttttattcatcgcctcaaacgcatgaTTTCACAAACAAcattgagttacaagtccctgtgtgcgacctcggatcattccgagaaacttgcattctcgttatacttggcaagaaaGCGacaaaacttgtgacaagaacgcatggtcatcgcatacatgctTAACCGCATAGTgtatattttctagtccaacacatgaccatcgacgtatggagatcaacgcataacatGAGTtgcatatttatttcctctcctTTTCCAACGTAACACCCTCATCCTGGTCAATCTGTGCAGTAAACACAACATTGTTAACACCGACTAAACAACTCAAGGCAGTTAATTCAGCTACGGCCGGGATTTGAGACAGAGTATCCGCGGTGGAGTTTTCTAGCCCTTTCTTATATTCGATCACAAAGTCGTAACTGATGAGTTTAGCCACCCGTTTTTTATATTCACCGGCAATAATCCACTGCTCCAACAAGAATTTGAGGCTCTTTTGATCCGTGCGCATCGTAAACCACCGTCTCAACAAATAAGGACACCATTTCTGCACAGCCAATACCACAGCGATCAACTCCCGTTCATAGACAGCCTTTAATCAGTGAGTGGGAGGCAAGGCATGGCTGAAGAATGCCAAGGGGCGACCTTGCTTCATCAAGATAGCACCCACAACAACTCCTGATGCATTCGTTGCCACCACAAACGGCTTGGTGAAGTTAGGTAGTGCAAGGACGGGAAGTTCAgtcatagttttttttaaagccTCAAAAGCTGCTTGAGCTTTAACATTCGGACGGAAGTTGTCTTTCTTCAATAGTTGAGTCAGAAGGAAACAATCAACCGGTAGCCAACAACAAATTTGCGATAATACCCAATGAGTCCAAGGAATCCCCTTAGTTGTTTAATGTTCGTTGGCGCGGGCCATTGAACCATCGCTTCAACTTTGGACGGATCTGCGGCGACACCTGCAGCTAAAATTAAATGGCCGAGATATTCTATCATAGAAGTTGCAAaagtaaattttttaaaattggccACTAATTGGTGTTCTGTTAACAGCTGCAGCACAATGGTGATATGGTCTACATGTTTACTGACAAAAGAACTATAAATCAAAATGTCATAAAAAAACACTAAGACAAATTTGCGTAAATACGGCCATAAGATATCATTCATTACCGATTGAAATGTTGATGGGGCGTTCCGTAGGCCAAATGGCATAACCAGGAATTCATAATGCCCCTCGTGAGTtctaaaagttgttttatgcaTGTCTCGTGGTGCCACTCGAATTTGATGATATCTTGATTTAAgatcaattttagaaaacacgCACCAGCTAACTCATCCAATAGTTCGTCAACAACAAGAATCAGAACGTTATCAGGAACTGTAACTTGATTAAGAGCTCCATAATCAACACAGAATCGCcaacttccatttttttttaactaagaGAACAGGGCTAGAGAAGGGGTTGGTGCTTGGTTGTATTATCCCATGGCTAACATCTCTTCTACCAACCTTTCAATCTCATCTTTTCGAAAGTGTGGGTAGCGATATGGCCTTACATTCACGGGTCCTTCACCTGGTTTAAATTCAATGGCGTGATCGTGATGCCTTAATGGTGGCAATCCTTTAACGGGACTAAACACAGATTGAAACTGTTGTAACACTTCTTGGATTTCTGGATAATTCGCAACATTTCCCAATCGTTCTGATCATGTTGGGTATTGATCTTCACTACATTTAGCTCGAGTAAAACTCCTTGCCCTTGACACATTTCAACATCGATTTCAGAGAGATTTGTCACTTTACTAAACTCCTATCTCCCTTAAGATGGACCTGCCACTCGCTAACTCGAAACTCCATTTCTGACGTGCTCCAATCACATTCGACTCGACCCAAGGCCATCAGCCACTGGACCCCTAAAATCACATCTGCACTTCCCAATGATAGGGGAAAGAAGTCATTAATAACAGTCAAATTTGGGAGATTGAGAATCACACTAGATTCCATTTGTGCGCACATACTTTTCGGTGCCTAGCATAATTCTATAACTCGAAGTTGCTGATCGAGGGATATTGAGCAAATTCACCAATGCTTCATTGATAAAGTAGTGTGACGCTCCACTATCAGTTAAAACCACCACGTCCTTTTCGCCTAACGTGCCCATCAATTTCATTGTTTTTGGAGAGTCCAAACCAGCCAACGAATTGAGGGATAATTCATGATTCAGCTTCCACTGGGTCAAGAACTAATGTCTCTAACATTGTCGAGGGAACTTCAACTACTTCGACCGCTCACTCGATTACTCCGGTCCCCTTCTTCCTCGTTGTTGTATACCAATAGATTcagttcctttttttttttgcaccgATGACCCGCACTGTACCTTTCATCGCAGCGATAACATAGTCTCTTTTCTTTCCTACTTTGCATTTCACTATCTGACAACCGCCGAAACGATCCCGCTGTAAACGATTTTTTGTTCACATCTCTTAATGTCACTCTATTTGAAGAAGTCGTTGGGCTACAAGCAGGGTTAAGGGGTATGGTTCCGGTTACCATTGAACTTGGGGCCATTTGGGTTGCCGATGAATTTGACCCGGTCGGCTTGCTAAGTGTACTTGTGCTCCATCCCCATCCCCACCCCCCATTTCCTTTGTCGGGCCTCCTCAGTATCTCAAGTAATTGGGCCATTCGCATTTTCTCCTTGAGGccaatcaatttgaacattctcATCTTTATTCGGATGTCTTCCTTAAGCCCACTCACGAATTTACTTTCCAAAGTTTCATCAGACAAATCCTTTAAGGGCCCTAATAGCTGTTCAAACTTACGCCGATAAGCCCTCACCGTTCCTTCTTGTTTCAAATTAAGGAGTTGAGCACGTCAATCCTCCTCCTTTGCCGACAGGAATCTATATAGCACTTGTTCCTTAAATTTTGCCCACGTATCCATCGgtgttctttcttcttcccGCCGATGCCATTCCAGTGCCTCTCCCTCCAAACGCAGTACCGCCACATCGAGTGTATCTTTCTCCGACGGTCGGTTAACCACAAAATATCGCTCCACTCAATGGAACCAGCCAAGCGAATCATCCTTTACCGCTCCCTTGAAATTTGGGATCTCAAGCTTTCTTAAACACATATCAAACAACGGTACCTCTCTCTTTTCCTTCTCAGATgtactcctgtctcttatacacatctagatgtgtataagagacagctctgcTGCTGGTTGCTTACCCTTATCGGACACGGTGCGTTCAGACGACGGTGATTTTCTTCCATCCTCTGTCGTGCCACCTTTCTTCGATCATGCCTCAAGCGCTGATAGCATCTTCTACTCCATAATCTCCCCCATAGCTTCAAATCGGACTGCCATGGAATTCTCAGTCATTTGTTGTAACTCGACAAATCTTTAATCCATTCGAGCCTCCATTCCCACTTGTAGCAAAGTAAGATGCTCTTCAATGGCTGATATCCGAGCCTCCATTTTCTTCACCATCCCCCAAGGAgagatggctctgataccaaaatgaTAGAACCCGATTTATATATTCACTGTTTAGGCAAAATTGCCAAGGAAGCCGAGACCCTCCCCCCTCACAAGCTCACTGAGCTTTACTCAATACAATGCAAAAAAGATGCCTCACCACTCTCCCTTACAA
This region includes:
- the LOC120085482 gene encoding pentatricopeptide repeat-containing protein At1g76280 isoform X2, giving the protein MQMQIVDALRLGDINSASNLLMDLGQEKHSLTADSFVPILSYCARSPDPLFVMETWKIMEERGIFLNNTCSLLIIEALCKGGYLDEAFGLINFLAESHVMFPVLPVYNCFLRACVKRQSMVHVSQCLDLMDHRMVGKNEATYSKLLELAVCQKNLSSVHEIWTELVKNYSPSVLSLRKFIWSCTRLGDLKSAYTALQKMVALATGATGGKSPSLKLDIPIPSRTELYCNNFTFEENGPSTDELFCKKLVPCSGVVGKISVNGMKCGEVESGPLALPNNHRSSFVMKVLRWSFNDVIHACARTRNCGLAEQLMQQMHELGVQPSRHTFDGFVRSVVSERGFSDGMKILKIMQQRELEPYDSTLAAVSISCSKALELDLAEALLERISTCLYPHPFNAFLSACDTMDQPERAMRMFAKMRQMEVLPDIKTYGLLYSLFGNVNAPYEEASRLSQVDAAKRIRMIEIDMEKHGIQHSLVSMMNLLKALGAEGMTKELLQYLNVAENLFYYNHTCLGTPVYNTVLHFLVESKEIHMAIEVFNNMKHSGFFPDAVTFEIMIDCCSVMGCLKSAFVLLSMMIRSGFCPQILTYTSLIKIVLEFERFDDALNLLDQASSEGIELDVLIMNKILQKAREKVRVDVIEFVVEKMNRKRIQPNPSTCHDVFSTYVNLGYHSTAMEALQVLSMRMLCKEDDTSVTEYIENFVLAEDAGADSRILEFFKCSEESLSFALFNLRWSAMLGYSLCSSPSQSPWAMRLASSYDGYRIS
- the LOC120085482 gene encoding pentatricopeptide repeat-containing protein At1g76280 isoform X3, with the translated sequence METWKIMEERGIFLNNTCSLLIIEALCKGGYLDEAFGLINFLAESHVMFPVLPVYNCFLRACVKRQSMVHVSQCLDLMDHRMVGKNEATYSKLLELAVCQKNLSSVHEIWTELVKNYSPSVLSLRKFIWSCTRLGDLKSAYTALQKMVALATGATGGKSPSLKLDIPIPSRTELYCNNFTFEENGPSTDELFCKKLVPCSGVVGKISVNGMKCGEVESGPLALPNNHRSSFVMKVLRWSFNDVIHACARTRNCGLAEQLMQQMHELGVQPSRHTFDGFVRSVVSERGFSDGMKILKIMQQRELEPYDSTLAAVSISCSKALELDLAEALLERISTCLYPHPFNAFLSACDTMDQPERAMRMFAKMRQMEVLPDIKTYGLLYSLFGNVNAPYEEASRLSQVDAAKRIRMIEIDMEKHGIQHSLVSMMNLLKALGAEGMTKELLQYLNVAENLFYYNHTCLGTPVYNTVLHFLVESKEIHMAIEVFNNMKHSGFFPDAVTFEIMIDCCSVMGCLKSAFVLLSMMIRSGFCPQILTYTSLIKIVLEFERFDDALNLLDQASSEGIELDVLIMNKILQKAREKVRVDVIEFVVEKMNRKRIQPNPSTCHDVFSTYVNLGYHSTAMEALQVLSMRMLCKEDDTSVTEYIENFVLAEDAGADSRILEFFKCSEESLSFALFNLRWSAMLGYSLCSSPSQSPWAMRLASSYDGYRIS
- the LOC120085482 gene encoding pentatricopeptide repeat-containing protein At1g76280 isoform X1, whose protein sequence is MHRASSRLGSIADSIYRFRPHEHVRKQDAGKLVFHRAFLISNGSEILGNGADSTTFMQMQIVDALRLGDINSASNLLMDLGQEKHSLTADSFVPILSYCARSPDPLFVMETWKIMEERGIFLNNTCSLLIIEALCKGGYLDEAFGLINFLAESHVMFPVLPVYNCFLRACVKRQSMVHVSQCLDLMDHRMVGKNEATYSKLLELAVCQKNLSSVHEIWTELVKNYSPSVLSLRKFIWSCTRLGDLKSAYTALQKMVALATGATGGKSPSLKLDIPIPSRTELYCNNFTFEENGPSTDELFCKKLVPCSGVVGKISVNGMKCGEVESGPLALPNNHRSSFVMKVLRWSFNDVIHACARTRNCGLAEQLMQQMHELGVQPSRHTFDGFVRSVVSERGFSDGMKILKIMQQRELEPYDSTLAAVSISCSKALELDLAEALLERISTCLYPHPFNAFLSACDTMDQPERAMRMFAKMRQMEVLPDIKTYGLLYSLFGNVNAPYEEASRLSQVDAAKRIRMIEIDMEKHGIQHSLVSMMNLLKALGAEGMTKELLQYLNVAENLFYYNHTCLGTPVYNTVLHFLVESKEIHMAIEVFNNMKHSGFFPDAVTFEIMIDCCSVMGCLKSAFVLLSMMIRSGFCPQILTYTSLIKIVLEFERFDDALNLLDQASSEGIELDVLIMNKILQKAREKVRVDVIEFVVEKMNRKRIQPNPSTCHDVFSTYVNLGYHSTAMEALQVLSMRMLCKEDDTSVTEYIENFVLAEDAGADSRILEFFKCSEESLSFALFNLRWSAMLGYSLCSSPSQSPWAMRLASSYDGYRIS
- the LOC120085482 gene encoding pentatricopeptide repeat-containing protein At1g76280 isoform X4 codes for the protein MHRASSRLGSIADSIYRFRPHEHVRKQDAGKLVFHRAFLISNGSEILGNGADSTTFMQMQIVDALRLGDINSASNLLMDLGQEKHSLTADSFVPILSYCARSPDPLFVMETWKIMEERGIFLNNTCSLLIIEALCKGGYLDEAFGLINFLAESHVMFPVLPVYNCFLRACVKRQSMVHVSQCLDLMDHRMVGKNEATYSKLLELAVCQKNLSSVHEIWTELVKNYSPSVLSLRKFIWSCTRLGDLKSAYTALQKMVALATGATGGKSPSLKLDIPIPSRTELYCNNFTFEENGPSTDELFCKKLVPCSGVVGKISVNGMKCGEVESGPLALPNNHRSSFVMKVLRWSFNDVIHACARTRNCGLAEQLMQQMHELGVQPSRHTFDGFVRSVVSERGFSDGMKILKIMQQRELEPYDSTLAAVSISCSKALELDLAEALLERISTCLYPHPFNAFLSACDTMDQPERAMRMFAKMRQMEVLPDIKTYGLLYSLFGNVNAPYEEASRLSQVDAAKRIRMIEIDMEKHGIQHSLVSMMNLLKALGAEGMTKELLQYLNVAENLFYYNHTCLGTPVYNTVLHFLVESKEIHMAIEVFNNMKHSGFFPDAVTFEIMIDCCSVMGCLKSAFVLLSMMIRSGFCPQILTYTSLIKIVLEFERFDDALNLLDQASSEGIELDVLIMNKILQKAREKPIALSGFFFEMDVR